The Mycolicibacterium mageritense genome contains a region encoding:
- a CDS encoding DUF1330 domain-containing protein, which translates to MANGPKGYVIITEDVKDPAGMAEYGKLARSAMAGATIVAVDQNPEVIEGSWHGTQTVVLEFESVDAARDWYHSDAYQAAAKVRQGAADCNGVILAGFPT; encoded by the coding sequence ATGGCCAACGGGCCCAAGGGTTATGTGATCATCACCGAGGATGTCAAGGATCCGGCCGGGATGGCCGAGTACGGCAAGCTCGCGAGGTCGGCCATGGCCGGTGCGACCATCGTGGCCGTGGATCAGAACCCCGAGGTGATCGAAGGATCCTGGCACGGCACGCAGACGGTGGTGCTCGAGTTCGAGTCGGTCGACGCCGCGCGGGACTGGTACCACTCCGACGCGTATCAGGCGGCAGCCAAGGTGCGGCAAGGGGCCGCCGACTGCAACGGTGTGATCCTCGCCGGCTTCCCGACCTGA
- a CDS encoding ferredoxin encodes MRVTVDEDRCRGHGMCLTMCPEIFSLSDDGYAVADPEQVPDELRESAREAVENCPERAIIETDD; translated from the coding sequence ATGAGGGTCACGGTCGACGAGGATCGCTGTCGCGGGCACGGCATGTGCCTCACGATGTGCCCGGAGATCTTCAGCCTGTCCGACGACGGATACGCCGTAGCCGACCCCGAACAGGTTCCCGACGAGCTGCGGGAATCCGCCCGCGAAGCCGTCGAGAACTGCCCTGAGCGCGCGATCATCGAAACCGACGACTGA
- a CDS encoding cytochrome P450 — MAIDPTGIDFFRDERLVDNPYPFFEALRDKCPVSREDHYGVTMVTGWDEAVAVYNDAETFSSCISVTGPFPGFPVPLEGRSADEVTALIEKHRDELPFSDQLPTLDPPTHTDHRSLLMRLITPKRLKENEDAMWQLADEVLDSYLAPGHGDFIKGFASPFTLLVIADLLGIPAEDRAGFVDGIKQHSGGGVGSTSKESLSHSPLEFLYGQFSDYVTDRRANPREDVLTGLAEATFPDGSIPDVGDVARVATNVFSAGQETTVRLLSTALKVLGERPDIQQRVREDRSLIPNFIEEALRIESPVKGDFRLSRCPVTVGESELSAGTTVMVLNGAANRDPRRFEDPDTFDPARKNARQHLAFGRGIHSCPGAPLARAETRVGIERLLDRTADIRISDAKHGPQAQRRYTYIPTFILRGLTELHLEFDVR; from the coding sequence ATGGCGATCGACCCAACCGGTATCGATTTCTTCCGCGATGAACGATTGGTCGACAACCCGTATCCGTTCTTCGAGGCACTGCGGGACAAGTGCCCGGTCAGCCGGGAGGACCACTACGGCGTCACCATGGTGACCGGTTGGGACGAGGCCGTCGCCGTCTACAACGACGCGGAGACGTTCTCGTCGTGTATCTCCGTGACCGGCCCGTTCCCCGGTTTCCCCGTACCGCTGGAAGGCCGCAGCGCTGACGAGGTCACCGCACTCATCGAAAAGCACCGTGACGAGCTGCCGTTCAGCGATCAACTGCCCACCCTCGACCCGCCCACGCACACCGATCACCGCTCGCTGCTGATGCGGCTCATCACGCCCAAGCGCCTCAAGGAGAACGAGGACGCGATGTGGCAACTCGCCGACGAGGTGCTCGACAGCTATCTGGCGCCCGGCCACGGCGACTTCATCAAAGGTTTCGCGAGCCCGTTCACGCTCCTGGTGATCGCCGATCTGCTCGGCATCCCGGCCGAGGATCGCGCCGGCTTCGTCGACGGCATCAAGCAGCACTCGGGCGGTGGAGTGGGCAGCACCAGTAAGGAATCCCTGTCGCACAGCCCGCTGGAGTTCCTGTACGGACAGTTTTCGGACTACGTCACCGATCGCCGGGCGAACCCGCGAGAGGACGTGTTGACCGGCCTCGCCGAGGCGACCTTCCCCGACGGTTCCATCCCCGACGTCGGCGATGTGGCGCGCGTGGCCACGAACGTGTTCTCCGCGGGGCAGGAAACCACGGTGCGGCTGCTGAGCACCGCGCTCAAAGTGCTCGGTGAACGGCCCGACATCCAGCAGCGGGTTCGCGAAGACCGCAGTCTCATCCCGAATTTCATCGAAGAGGCACTGCGCATCGAAAGCCCGGTCAAGGGCGACTTCCGGTTGTCCCGTTGCCCCGTCACGGTCGGAGAGTCCGAGTTGAGTGCGGGCACCACGGTGATGGTCCTCAACGGCGCGGCAAACCGGGATCCCCGCCGATTCGAGGATCCCGACACGTTCGACCCGGCCCGCAAGAACGCCCGTCAGCATCTGGCCTTCGGCCGCGGCATTCACAGCTGCCCCGGCGCGCCGCTGGCCCGTGCGGAAACGCGGGTCGGCATCGAACGGCTGCTCGACCGCACGGCCGACATCCGCATCTCCGACGCCAAGCACGGCCCGCAGGCGCAGCGGCGCTACACCTACATTCCGACGTTCATCCTGCGCGGGCTCACCGAGCTGCACCTGGAGTTCGACGTCCGATGA
- a CDS encoding TetR/AcrR family transcriptional regulator, which translates to MPRAAALTATDSGQRRASYQRARSHETKRGLVQAAMALWRTNGYAGTTVADICRAAGVSRALFYFYFPAKEDVLFEVGVLSTRSAQKRVRALLETDYDVIAVVTEALRSLEQSMSRNPPELIIETVLEGYRHEHRILAGGAGPDEADADMFGELFAKAQADGKLAAHIDVAHLSQLAQVIVSAGVRHWAGGSYGGRSFTDVVAADLAALITGFNTVTQ; encoded by the coding sequence ATGCCGAGGGCAGCCGCGCTGACCGCGACTGACAGTGGTCAGCGCCGTGCGTCATACCAGCGCGCTCGTTCGCACGAGACCAAGCGCGGTCTGGTGCAGGCGGCAATGGCGCTGTGGCGGACCAACGGGTATGCCGGCACCACCGTTGCCGACATCTGCCGCGCCGCCGGGGTGTCCCGCGCACTGTTCTACTTCTACTTCCCGGCCAAGGAAGACGTGCTGTTCGAGGTCGGAGTGCTGTCCACCAGGTCTGCACAGAAACGCGTGCGCGCATTGCTCGAGACCGATTACGACGTGATCGCGGTCGTCACCGAAGCACTGCGCAGCCTGGAACAGTCGATGTCACGCAACCCGCCGGAGCTGATCATCGAGACGGTCCTGGAGGGCTACCGCCATGAGCACCGCATCCTGGCCGGCGGCGCAGGCCCGGATGAGGCAGACGCCGACATGTTCGGCGAGCTGTTCGCCAAGGCCCAGGCGGACGGCAAACTCGCGGCGCACATCGACGTGGCACACCTGTCGCAGCTGGCACAGGTCATCGTCAGTGCGGGCGTACGGCATTGGGCCGGAGGCAGTTACGGCGGCCGGTCGTTCACCGACGTCGTGGCCGCCGACCTCGCCGCGTTGATCACCGGTTTCAACACCGTCACCCAGTAG
- a CDS encoding acyl-CoA dehydrogenase family protein yields the protein MAWDFETDPEYQKVLDWADEFVRDQVEPLDLVWPHQQFTPLTGKRREAVDPLKDEVRRQGLWATHLGPELGGQGYGQLKLALLNEILGRSQWAPIIFGCQAPDTGNAEIIAHYGTQEQKDRYLRPLLDGELFSCYSMTEPHAGADPTLFTTRAVRDGDDWVINGWKFFSSNAKTASFLIVMVVTNPDVSAYQGMSMFLVPTDTPGVKIVRNVGLHGERDNEGSHALIHYDNVRVPDEALLGGEGKAFVIAQTRLGGGRIHHAMRTIGLARKALDMMCERALSRETQGSKLADKQFVQGYIADSYAQLLQFRLMVLYTAWEIDRYNDYKLVRKDIAAVKVVMPTVLHDIAWRAMQIHGALGVTNEMPFLGMVTGAAVMGLADGPTEVHKTTVARQVLRDHRPTDDTWPTEWIPRKREAARARFADYLEAEVGNQ from the coding sequence ATGGCATGGGATTTCGAGACCGACCCCGAATACCAGAAGGTGTTGGACTGGGCGGACGAGTTCGTCCGCGACCAGGTCGAGCCGCTCGACCTGGTGTGGCCGCACCAGCAGTTCACCCCGCTGACGGGCAAGCGCCGTGAGGCCGTCGATCCGCTCAAGGACGAGGTACGCCGCCAGGGACTGTGGGCCACCCACCTCGGTCCGGAACTTGGCGGCCAGGGCTACGGCCAGCTCAAACTGGCCCTGCTCAACGAGATTCTCGGCCGCTCCCAATGGGCGCCGATCATCTTCGGTTGTCAAGCCCCGGATACCGGGAACGCCGAGATCATCGCGCACTACGGCACGCAAGAGCAGAAGGATCGTTATCTGCGACCGTTGCTCGACGGTGAGCTCTTCTCGTGCTATTCGATGACCGAGCCGCACGCCGGCGCGGATCCCACGCTGTTCACCACCCGTGCGGTGCGCGACGGCGACGACTGGGTGATAAACGGCTGGAAGTTCTTCTCCTCCAACGCCAAGACCGCATCGTTTCTGATCGTGATGGTGGTGACCAACCCGGACGTGAGCGCGTACCAGGGCATGTCGATGTTCCTGGTGCCCACCGACACCCCCGGGGTCAAGATCGTGCGCAACGTGGGCCTACACGGCGAACGCGACAACGAAGGCTCGCACGCGCTGATCCACTACGACAACGTTCGGGTGCCCGACGAAGCGCTGCTCGGTGGCGAGGGGAAGGCGTTTGTCATAGCCCAGACTCGGTTGGGCGGCGGTCGCATCCATCACGCCATGCGGACGATCGGCCTGGCCCGAAAGGCGCTGGACATGATGTGCGAGCGGGCACTGAGCCGCGAGACACAGGGCAGCAAGCTGGCCGACAAACAGTTCGTGCAGGGGTACATTGCCGATTCGTACGCGCAGCTGCTGCAGTTCCGGCTGATGGTGCTCTACACCGCGTGGGAGATCGACAGGTACAACGACTACAAGTTGGTCCGCAAGGATATCGCAGCCGTGAAGGTGGTGATGCCGACGGTGCTACACGACATCGCCTGGCGGGCAATGCAAATCCACGGCGCCCTCGGTGTCACCAACGAGATGCCGTTCCTGGGTATGGTCACCGGTGCCGCGGTCATGGGGCTGGCCGACGGGCCGACCGAGGTGCACAAGACCACCGTCGCACGCCAGGTGTTGCGCGACCATCGACCGACCGACGACACCTGGCCGACCGAGTGGATCCCGCGCAAGCGCGAGGCGGCCCGGGCCCGGTTCGCCGACTACCTGGAAGCAGAAGTAGGGAATCAGTGA
- a CDS encoding phosphotransferase family protein — protein sequence MDDAGLPGTGEPLSAHFLSGGTQNVIYEIRRGEETCVLRMPPPGAPPDRDKGILREWRIIEALDGTDVPHTAAVGVCADPDVLGRPFYLMGFVDGWSPMDQHSRWPEPFHSDLTARPGLSYQLAEGVALLSRVDWQARGLGDLGRPDGFHERQVDRWIGFLQRIKTRELPGLDVATGWLRTHRPLDFIPGLMHGDYQFANVMYRHGAPAQLAAIVDWEMGTVGDPKLDLAWMVQSWPSDMDNPHASEMGYVDMRGMPSRDQVVAHYAEVSGRQVDDLDYYLVLAKWKLAIVLEQGFQRAGDDEKLLAFGPVVTELMRSAAELASSSDYR from the coding sequence ATGGACGACGCCGGCCTGCCCGGTACAGGCGAGCCGTTGTCCGCGCACTTCCTGTCCGGCGGCACCCAGAACGTCATCTACGAGATTCGCCGCGGCGAGGAAACCTGCGTGCTGCGCATGCCGCCGCCCGGTGCACCACCCGACCGCGACAAGGGCATCCTGCGGGAGTGGCGCATCATCGAAGCGCTCGACGGCACCGATGTCCCGCACACCGCAGCCGTCGGCGTGTGTGCGGACCCCGACGTGCTGGGCCGGCCCTTCTATCTGATGGGTTTCGTCGACGGCTGGTCGCCGATGGATCAACACAGCCGGTGGCCCGAACCGTTCCACAGCGACCTCACCGCCCGTCCCGGCCTGAGTTATCAACTGGCCGAGGGGGTCGCGCTGTTGTCCCGCGTGGATTGGCAGGCACGTGGCCTCGGTGATCTCGGCCGGCCCGACGGTTTTCACGAGCGCCAGGTCGACCGCTGGATCGGTTTTCTTCAGCGCATCAAGACCCGCGAGCTGCCAGGGCTTGACGTCGCCACCGGATGGCTGCGGACGCACCGCCCACTGGATTTCATCCCCGGGCTCATGCACGGCGACTACCAGTTCGCCAACGTGATGTACCGCCACGGCGCACCCGCACAGCTGGCGGCCATCGTCGACTGGGAGATGGGCACAGTCGGCGATCCGAAACTCGATCTCGCGTGGATGGTGCAGTCGTGGCCGTCCGACATGGACAACCCACACGCATCAGAGATGGGATATGTGGACATGCGCGGGATGCCCTCGCGCGATCAGGTGGTCGCGCACTACGCCGAGGTGTCGGGCCGCCAGGTCGACGATCTGGACTACTACCTGGTGCTGGCGAAGTGGAAGCTGGCCATCGTGTTGGAGCAGGGCTTCCAACGTGCGGGCGACGACGAGAAACTGCTGGCATTCGGCCCGGTGGTGACCGAACTGATGCGCTCGGCGGCCGAGCTGGCCTCTTCCAGCGACTACCGGTGA
- a CDS encoding NADPH:quinone oxidoreductase family protein — MIAAVCPHHGPPEVVRAQECPSPSLQDGQVRIRVAAAAVNFPDVLMVADRYQISVSPPFIPGSEFSGMITETSPGVSDFTAGDRVTGTGLFGAFAEEVCVEADGLSAIPDGVDDLTAAAFGVAHSTAYHCLRSVARVSAGDDVIVLGAGGGVGLAAVQLATALGARVTAVASSVEKLGVAAGYGATYVVDHTNGDVRAALREALPDGAHAVVDPVGGELSEPALRSLRRGGRFVTVGYASGVIPRIPLNLVLLKGIHILGFHFQDVPPHEFVRNETELRELFTSGAVAPHISAVYPLTQTAAALRVVADGRAVGKVVIDLSANTPPRRDHAVTSRPITVTATGPWGNP, encoded by the coding sequence GTGATCGCCGCAGTCTGTCCACACCATGGGCCGCCGGAGGTGGTGCGTGCGCAGGAGTGCCCCTCCCCCAGCCTGCAGGACGGTCAGGTCCGAATTCGCGTGGCCGCGGCAGCCGTCAACTTTCCCGACGTGCTCATGGTGGCCGACCGGTACCAGATCAGCGTCTCCCCACCGTTCATCCCCGGTAGCGAGTTCTCCGGCATGATCACCGAAACCTCCCCCGGCGTCTCCGATTTCACGGCCGGCGACCGAGTGACCGGCACGGGACTCTTCGGCGCGTTCGCCGAAGAGGTATGCGTTGAGGCCGACGGGCTGTCAGCCATTCCGGACGGCGTCGACGATCTCACGGCGGCAGCCTTCGGGGTGGCGCACAGCACTGCGTACCACTGCCTGCGATCGGTCGCGCGGGTGTCCGCCGGCGACGACGTGATCGTGCTGGGCGCCGGTGGCGGCGTGGGGCTGGCTGCCGTGCAGCTGGCTACGGCGCTCGGTGCCCGGGTGACCGCCGTGGCATCGTCAGTCGAGAAGCTCGGTGTTGCAGCCGGTTACGGGGCCACGTATGTGGTGGACCATACGAACGGTGATGTGCGCGCGGCACTTCGCGAGGCCCTCCCGGACGGCGCGCACGCCGTCGTCGACCCCGTCGGCGGTGAGCTGTCCGAGCCCGCGTTGCGATCGTTGCGCCGCGGCGGGCGGTTCGTGACAGTCGGCTACGCCTCCGGCGTCATCCCCCGTATACCGCTGAATCTCGTCCTGTTGAAAGGCATCCATATCCTCGGATTCCACTTCCAGGACGTGCCACCACACGAGTTCGTGCGCAACGAAACCGAGTTGCGCGAACTGTTCACCTCCGGTGCCGTGGCACCGCATATCAGTGCGGTGTATCCGCTCACTCAGACAGCGGCCGCCCTGCGGGTGGTCGCCGACGGGCGCGCGGTCGGCAAGGTCGTCATCGATCTTTCGGCAAACACGCCGCCACGACGTGATCATGCCGTTACATCACGCCCAATCACTGTAACGGCGACGGGACCGTGGGGCAATCCTTGA
- a CDS encoding cytochrome P450: MHSTFNPVRRSAVPTSTEADLYYDPYDIDINMNPHAVFARFREEAPLYYNAEHDFYALSRYDDVNKAVIDHDTFISGRGALLELIKFGMEIPPGTLIFEDPPIHNIHRNLLSRVFTPRKVLALEPQIREFTRRCLDPLVGADKFDFVNDLGEQMPMRVIGMLLGIPEDRQQQITDHGEETLQGKTVDSLATGEVFAEFIDWRAEHPSDDIMTDLLNAEFTDETGTLRKLRRDELLLYLTVIATAGSETTTRLLGWAGKTLAEVPDQRRDLVQDPDLIPQAIEEILRWEPPALQLARYVTRDVEYYGQTVPEGSAMLLLVGAANRDHRRFPPDGDVFDIHREHRSHLTFGAGTHFCMGNALARLELRIAMEEILKRFPEWQVDWANAKPSETAAVRGWAAMPTFV, translated from the coding sequence ATGCACAGCACCTTCAATCCGGTCAGGAGATCAGCTGTGCCCACGTCAACCGAAGCCGATCTGTATTACGACCCGTACGACATCGACATCAACATGAATCCCCACGCGGTGTTCGCCCGGTTCAGGGAAGAAGCCCCGCTCTACTACAACGCCGAGCACGACTTCTATGCGCTGAGTCGCTACGACGACGTCAACAAAGCCGTCATCGACCACGACACGTTCATCTCCGGACGCGGAGCCCTGCTCGAGCTCATCAAGTTCGGCATGGAAATCCCGCCTGGCACATTGATCTTCGAGGATCCCCCGATCCACAACATCCACCGCAACCTGCTGTCACGAGTCTTCACGCCGCGCAAGGTTCTCGCGCTCGAACCTCAGATCCGCGAGTTCACCAGGCGGTGCCTGGACCCGTTGGTCGGCGCGGACAAGTTCGACTTCGTCAACGATCTCGGGGAACAGATGCCGATGCGGGTCATCGGTATGTTGCTCGGCATCCCCGAAGACCGGCAGCAGCAGATCACCGACCACGGTGAGGAGACGCTGCAGGGCAAGACGGTCGACTCGCTGGCCACCGGTGAGGTGTTCGCGGAGTTCATCGACTGGCGCGCCGAACACCCGTCCGACGACATCATGACCGACCTGCTCAACGCCGAGTTCACCGACGAGACCGGCACATTGCGCAAACTACGCCGCGATGAGCTGCTGCTGTACCTGACGGTCATTGCGACCGCCGGCTCCGAGACCACCACACGGCTGCTCGGCTGGGCAGGCAAGACCTTGGCCGAGGTTCCGGATCAGCGGCGTGACCTGGTCCAGGATCCCGACCTGATCCCACAGGCCATCGAGGAGATCCTGCGCTGGGAGCCGCCGGCGCTGCAACTCGCCCGCTACGTCACCCGCGACGTCGAGTACTACGGTCAGACCGTGCCGGAGGGTTCGGCGATGCTGCTGTTGGTTGGTGCGGCCAACCGAGACCACCGCAGGTTTCCACCTGACGGCGACGTCTTCGACATCCACCGGGAACATCGCTCACACCTGACGTTCGGTGCGGGAACGCACTTCTGCATGGGTAATGCGCTGGCGCGCTTGGAGCTTCGCATCGCCATGGAGGAGATCCTCAAGCGCTTTCCGGAGTGGCAGGTCGATTGGGCCAACGCGAAGCCGTCGGAGACCGCGGCTGTTCGCGGGTGGGCCGCCATGCCGACGTTCGTCTAG
- a CDS encoding TetR/AcrR family transcriptional regulator, translating to MTSLSGARGQRPYESLLAKGEDRRQRILSVAERLLARNGWRNTSLAQIAKEAGVTSAGLLHHFESKEQLLNAVLDARDYDDDIHADRSGDLAEEITRVAERFERAPELVGTFTVLLVENIQPDAPLHDRLLKRQQDARDIVTDIIRRGQLSGRYRQDFDAATKAVEILAFVNGMETSWLLDPSLPLVDVFKGYAEMLAREIEVPAEEADQ from the coding sequence GTGACCTCCCTTTCCGGGGCCCGTGGGCAACGGCCTTACGAGTCGCTCCTCGCCAAGGGCGAGGACCGCAGGCAGCGCATCCTCTCGGTCGCCGAACGACTGTTGGCGCGCAACGGATGGCGCAACACCTCACTCGCGCAGATCGCCAAGGAAGCCGGTGTCACCTCGGCCGGTCTGCTGCACCACTTCGAGTCGAAAGAACAATTGCTCAACGCGGTGCTCGACGCCCGCGACTATGACGACGACATTCACGCCGACCGGTCGGGCGATCTCGCCGAGGAGATCACGCGCGTGGCCGAGCGGTTCGAACGCGCGCCCGAACTGGTGGGCACCTTCACGGTGCTGTTGGTCGAGAACATCCAGCCCGACGCGCCATTGCACGACCGCCTGCTGAAGCGTCAGCAGGATGCCCGCGACATCGTCACCGACATCATCCGGCGCGGACAGCTCAGCGGGCGCTACCGCCAAGACTTCGACGCGGCCACCAAGGCCGTGGAGATTCTCGCTTTCGTCAACGGAATGGAGACCTCGTGGTTACTCGATCCCTCACTGCCGCTGGTGGACGTGTTCAAGGGTTACGCCGAGATGTTGGCCCGGGAGATCGAGGTGCCGGCCGAAGAGGCAGACCAGTGA
- a CDS encoding acyl-CoA dehydrogenase family protein has protein sequence MQRSLFNEDHEAFRTLARDFVEKEVVPAYPDWEKAGRMPRDVFKQMGALGMLGMAIPEEYGGAGISDYRYNVVLQEEAARAFVTLSTVRTQLEVILPYFLHYANSEQRRRWFPGLADGTLLTAVAMTEPGTGSDLAGMRTTAVRDGDDYILNGAKTFITGGIQADLVIVVARTSTDPENRRKGLTLLVVEDGMAGFTRGRELEKMGCKVQDTAELSFADVRVPAANVLGADGEAFSYLGHNLPQERLTVAVGSVAQARSAIAAAIDYTQNRKAFGTPVASFQNTKFELAACSTEVEAAQAMLDRAVTLHVDGELSGADAARVKLFCTEMQARVIDRCLQLFGGYGYMMEYPIARLYTDARVARIYAGTSEVMKVIIAKSLGL, from the coding sequence GTGCAGCGAAGCCTGTTCAACGAGGATCACGAGGCATTCCGGACTCTGGCACGGGATTTCGTCGAGAAAGAGGTCGTTCCCGCCTATCCGGACTGGGAGAAGGCCGGTCGGATGCCACGCGACGTCTTCAAACAGATGGGCGCATTGGGCATGCTCGGCATGGCCATCCCCGAGGAGTACGGTGGCGCAGGAATTTCCGACTACCGCTACAACGTGGTGCTGCAGGAAGAGGCGGCCCGCGCATTCGTGACATTGTCCACCGTCCGCACCCAGCTCGAGGTGATCCTGCCGTACTTCCTGCACTACGCGAACTCCGAGCAGCGCCGGCGTTGGTTCCCCGGCCTTGCGGACGGGACGTTGCTGACCGCGGTGGCGATGACCGAACCGGGCACCGGCTCCGACCTGGCGGGCATGCGGACCACCGCCGTGCGCGACGGCGACGACTACATCCTCAACGGCGCCAAGACCTTCATCACCGGCGGGATCCAGGCCGACCTCGTCATCGTCGTCGCGCGGACGTCCACCGACCCGGAGAATCGCCGAAAAGGCTTGACCCTGTTGGTGGTCGAGGACGGCATGGCGGGGTTCACGCGGGGCCGCGAGCTGGAGAAGATGGGCTGCAAGGTGCAGGACACCGCGGAGCTGTCGTTCGCCGACGTCCGCGTGCCCGCGGCGAATGTGCTTGGGGCCGACGGTGAGGCTTTCAGCTACCTGGGACACAACCTGCCGCAGGAACGGCTGACCGTCGCAGTCGGCTCCGTGGCCCAGGCGCGCTCGGCGATCGCGGCGGCCATCGACTACACGCAGAATCGCAAGGCGTTCGGCACGCCCGTCGCCTCGTTCCAGAACACCAAGTTCGAGTTGGCCGCCTGTTCGACAGAGGTCGAGGCTGCCCAGGCCATGCTCGACCGGGCGGTGACGCTGCATGTCGACGGCGAGCTGTCGGGTGCTGACGCGGCCCGCGTGAAACTCTTCTGCACCGAGATGCAGGCCCGGGTGATCGACCGTTGTCTGCAGCTTTTCGGCGGTTATGGCTACATGATGGAGTACCCGATCGCGCGGTTGTACACCGATGCTCGGGTGGCCCGAATCTACGCCGGTACCAGCGAAGTCATGAAGGTGATCATCGCGAAGTCGTTGGGCTTGTAG
- a CDS encoding thiolase family protein, producing the protein MRETVIVDAVRTPVGKRNGGLSGFHAADLSALVLNALVERTGISPDIIDDVVWGCVSQVGDQSSNIGRFSVLAAGWPEHIPGTTVNRACGSSQQALDFAVHAVMSGQQDVVVAGGVEVMSRVPLGAARATGQPYGPKVLDRYKGFAFNQGISAEMIAQKWGFSRTRLDEYSAASHARAAAAQDSRAFETQTITVFPDDGDPVVDDEGVRRGTTVEKLAGLKPAFTEDGVIHAGNSSQISDGAAALLVMTAENAVAMGLSPIVRYRAGAVTGADPVLMLTGPIPATEKVLHKAGVRLAEVGVFEVNEAFAPVPLAWLAETGADEAKLNPLGGAIALGHPLGASGAVLMTRMINHMRDNGIRYGLQTMCEGGGTANATLVELLA; encoded by the coding sequence ATGCGTGAAACAGTCATCGTCGACGCCGTCCGCACCCCGGTCGGCAAACGCAACGGCGGATTGTCCGGGTTCCACGCCGCCGACCTGTCCGCACTCGTCCTCAACGCGCTCGTCGAACGCACGGGCATCAGTCCCGACATCATCGACGATGTGGTGTGGGGCTGCGTGTCCCAGGTCGGAGACCAGTCCAGCAACATCGGTCGATTCTCGGTGCTCGCCGCGGGCTGGCCCGAGCACATCCCGGGCACCACGGTGAACCGCGCCTGCGGGTCCAGCCAGCAGGCCCTGGATTTCGCGGTGCACGCCGTGATGTCGGGACAGCAGGACGTCGTGGTGGCCGGCGGGGTCGAGGTGATGAGCCGCGTTCCACTGGGCGCGGCCCGCGCCACCGGCCAACCCTATGGCCCGAAAGTGCTTGACCGGTATAAAGGTTTCGCGTTCAACCAAGGTATCTCGGCTGAGATGATCGCTCAGAAATGGGGTTTCAGCCGGACCCGGCTCGATGAGTACTCCGCCGCGTCGCACGCACGAGCGGCCGCCGCGCAGGACAGCCGAGCCTTCGAGACGCAGACGATCACGGTGTTCCCGGATGACGGTGATCCGGTGGTCGACGACGAAGGCGTGCGGCGGGGGACCACCGTCGAGAAGTTGGCCGGGCTGAAGCCGGCGTTCACGGAGGACGGCGTGATCCATGCGGGCAACTCGTCGCAGATTTCCGACGGTGCCGCCGCACTGCTGGTGATGACCGCGGAAAATGCTGTGGCCATGGGCCTTTCGCCGATCGTACGGTACCGCGCCGGTGCGGTGACCGGCGCGGATCCGGTGTTGATGCTGACCGGGCCAATCCCGGCGACCGAGAAGGTGCTGCACAAGGCCGGCGTACGGCTCGCCGAGGTCGGGGTGTTCGAGGTCAACGAGGCGTTCGCACCCGTGCCACTGGCCTGGCTGGCCGAGACCGGCGCCGACGAGGCCAAGCTCAATCCACTGGGCGGGGCGATCGCCCTCGGGCATCCGCTGGGGGCGTCGGGTGCGGTGCTCATGACCCGGATGATCAACCACATGCGCGACAACGGAATTCGTTACGGACTGCAGACCATGTGTGAGGGCGGCGGTACCGCCAATGCCACGCTGGTCGAACTGCTCGCCTGA